From a region of the Zingiber officinale cultivar Zhangliang chromosome 4B, Zo_v1.1, whole genome shotgun sequence genome:
- the LOC121975368 gene encoding chromatin modification-related protein EAF1 B-like isoform X2, whose protein sequence is MGGVVECGFGVDTKLSPGHAEIERAQAELQHESEIREERRRELEFLEKGGNPLDFKFGHGASASVQSTSCTDQRAEPYVTSEAKGSFTLAASPHGDSVESSEKPGGSMSRETNIGDNLLLFKRENNKVHGERYAKHRGKRGSVGLLEQSSQVGVNHNMKEVDDSIIFRPGANGQAYARRNRSKTTRDSANLSLTDAASRHGNKASVASSNAPASKDIKAQDSSFSSISNAKDDNQNCILKVSVADDRADIPLDVEQNNNTTNNIIVDEMPEEVKEVKITENMQLDDSYIQHSSIPENKDTSSQSGAFIVEDGLRPVGLLSTPLESSVSKNTCDVGKINGFGAHDETKIIFDEDDTRNKNFVEGPTSKNLHSDSMDGNTIANGAVNNESPDDEQPLLLRSANGRSGGDQTVSEQSLLDARSLKEDNEAFNSDTHINANNASCSVQLNLSDLVVREKDNDSDSKTEIVSEVTPVANSEPEKLNDEIICESATKMDISSSQPSFTKRKDTGLLLSSAAGFPKVILDNKSSLSTTCLQTSTSDQKKAHEDAILKEAQLIEARLKRAGELPTSSVHLEKHQKCHWDFVLKEMAWMANDFMQERLWKTTAASQVSRLIASCGRTMFKQENLLCKQRSSARSLARAVMDFWRTAELICSDKTPNVREFKSDSIRPSNVNESDVEKGKVPHSVMQYAARFLKHNGETSCCSTLVEAPTTPDCPNGPGILIIPREDKLIEENIFYKVPHGAMQAYRESVEVQLMHHRKLANSVHQEECEASLCNSIAGGHGEDVYEEEEGETGTYHLPGNFEGGLLSKLAHKKRKHMQQKSSATRHNEDGTYFSYEPCSEYKSGNQPFILNGKRNSSTFNVGSFPTKRVRTASRQRFVSPYSSGALGPFQMTSKTDASSEDTSSFLDDQSSLHGGSMARKNSGVDNTVDFDRQLSFDGEISSKSKKKKKKPKHLGYKNSLNIGEPGLLVLPGKGPIRSSYEQRLQTDPSIQHEQNSKRRMESQNFDSNGNTGFGQHVAKKPKLLRQMIEASPDGLVPFAGSLPSPVASQMSNMSNSNKLIKVIASRDRARKSKALKMAAGQSGPGSPWSNFEDQALVVLVHDMGPNWELVSDAMNSTLQFKCIFRKPKECKERHKFLMDKSAGDGADSAEDSGSSQPYPSTLPGIPKGSARQLFQRLQGPIEEDILKTHFEKIILHRQKLSPCSRQIGNQEPRQITQAHSSHVVALSQVCPNNLNGGILTPFDFCESISSSPDVFPLAYQGPHTGSLTVPSHQGPVSPVLPTSNANTILQGSTGLVLSSSLPLASGPSNPSSREPQRFGVPRPSTVSVDDPQRMQQYSQMLPGRNHQQPNVLSGTLPMGVDRGVRMLPVPGGMGLMSGRGIPMSRPTFQGINSPGMLNMVTSGNMVASGSHGVQNSVNVHPSVVSSQGNSTMRPRDPLQMLRPGQNPDEHRQIMMQEMQMQTSPTNGQSVSPFNGISTSFPNATTVPASAQTFPVQQHQQSHQMLQQGHMLGNPHPHIQGTSHSSPQQQAYAMRAAKERQLHQRMMPQLQRHISVPNAVPPAQTNAQVQSQSQSSSTVIPVSSSQGQHKQQNISRNPPSGMSNQINQRQRQQVQQNQSRQPQQQRQSSQQQAKLMKGLGRGGMLINHNLSTDSSQVSGFSSASKNQLSDKNILQQSQGFFPASSALNSTSNQIGNQTNIYPHSLSQSTKQLSPISDTSNQGSTQNSPSNSMLTPQQAAIPSVSLVKHNQQPQHRYLNQSQPGIQRTAIQQNRHINSDDRIQSSTDQCPIVQVVTSASSVQCTDSASSVVSSSTRWNPEPLYDKDAPNPTGYASSKQETVMVSDTLVPSSSQGLPHQLSGGMSVHGNTNGGQRQQQQQLQQQQLKHQPQQQHEQLVSRHSDLGAG, encoded by the exons ATGGGAGGTGTTGTAGAGTGTGGATTTGGTGTAGACACCAAACTCTCACCAGGTCATGCAGAAATTGAGAGGGCTCAGGCTGAGCTACA GCACGAATCTGAGATTAGGGAAGAGCGAAGAAGGGAGCTTGAATTTCTTGAGAAA GGTGGAAATCCCTTGGATTTTAAATTTGGTCATGGAGCTTCTGCCAGTGTACAATCTACTTCATGTACAGACCAACGTGCTGAGCCATATGTTACCAG TGAAGCTAAAGGTAGTTTCACATTGGCTGCTTCGCCGCATGGTGATTCAGTTGAAAGCAGTGAGAAACCTGGTGGTTCCATGAGTCGCGAAACTAATATTGGAGACAATTTGTTGCTTTTTAAACGGGAAAACAACAAAGTACATGGAGAGAGATATGCCAAACATAGAGGTAAAAGAGGTAGTGTTGGTCTATTGGAACAATCATCTCAAGTTGGTGTAAATCATAATATGAAAGAAGTAGATGACTCTATTATCTTCCGGCCTGGGGCTAATGGCCAAGCATATGCGCGGCGTAATAGATCGAAAACAACTCGTGATTCTGCCAATTTAAGTTTGACTGATGCTGCTTCTCGACATGGCAACAAAGCTTCTGTTGCATCGTCAAATGCACCTGCATCAAAGGATATAAAAGCTCAGGATAGTTCTTTCTCATCCATttcaaatgcaaaagatgataacCAAAATTGTATTCTAAAGGTTTCGGTGGCAGATGATCGAGCAGATATCCCTTTAGATGTGGAGCAGAATAATAACACGACCAATAACATAATTGTAGATGAAATGCCTGAGGAAGTGAAAGAAGTCAAGATAACTGAAAATATGCAGTTAGATGATTCCTATATTCAACATTCATCTATTCCTGAGAATAAAGATACCTCCTCTCAGTCTGGTGCTTTTATTGTAGAGGATGGTCTTAGACCAGTTGGTTTACTTTCTACCCCATTGGAGTCTAGTGTAAGTAAGAACACATGTGATGTTGGAAAAATCAATGGATTTGGTGCTCATGATGAAACTAAGATCATTTTTGACGAGGATGATACAAGAAATAAGAATTTTGTTGAAGGTCCAACTAGCAAAAACTTACATTCAGATTCTATGGATGGAAATACTATTGCAAATGGTGCTGTTAACAATGAAAGTCCTGATGATGAGCAACCCTTGCTGCTAAGGTCAGCAAATGGTAGATCAGGTGGAGACCAGACAGTCTCTGAACAGTCTCTGCTAGATGCCAGATCTTTAAAAGAAGATAACGAGGCATTCAATTCTGATACCCACATTAATGCTAATAATGCATCTTGCTCAGTTCAACTAAACCTCAGTGACTTGGTTGTTCGGGAGAAAGATAATGATTCTGATAGTAAAACTGAGATTGTAAGTGAAGTCACACCTGTTGCCAACTCAGAACCTGAGAAACTGAATGATGAAATCATATGCGAATCAGCAACGAAAATGGATATTTCTTCAAGTCAACCAAGTTTCACAAAAAGGAAAGATACAGGGTTACTACTTTCCTCAGCGGCTGGGTTTCCAAAGGTCATCCTTGATAACAAAAGTTCCTTGTCTACCACTTGCCTTCAAACTTCCACTTCAGATCAAAAAAAGGCACATGAAGATGCTATATTAAAAGAAGCTCAATTAATAGAG GCAAGGCTTAAAAGGGCTGGAGAACTGCCTACTAGTAGTGTGCATCTTGAGAAGCATCAAAAATGTCATTGGGATTTTGTGCTTAAAGAAATGGCATGGATGGCAAATGATTTCATGCAG GAACGATTATGGAAAACTACAGCTGCTTCTCAAGTGTCTAGGTTGATTGCTTCTTGTGGTCGAACTATGTTCAAACAGGAAAATTTACTGTGCAAGCAAAGAAGTTCAGCTAGAAGTTTGGCTAGGGCTGTTATGGATTTCTGGCGTACAGCTGAGCTTATTTGTAGTGACAAGACACCTAATGTAAGAGAGTTCAAATCAGATAGTATTAGGCCATCAAATGTCAACGAGTCTGATGTGGAGAAAGGGAAG GTTCCACATTCTGTCATGCAGTATGCAGCTAGGTTCCTGAAACATAATGGTGAGACATCATGTTGCTCTACCTTGGTCGAAGCACCTACAACACCTGACTGCCCAAATGGTCCAGGCATTTTGATAATACCTCGGGAAGACAAACTTATAGAA GAAAATATTTTCTATAAAGTTCCTCATGGTGCGATGCAGGCATACAGAGAATCTGTGGAAGTTCAATTGATGCATCACAGA AAACTTGCTAATTCTGTGCATCAAGAAGAGTGTGAGGCCTCTCTTTGTAATTCAATTGCAG GTGGACACGGAGAGGATGTATATGAAGAAGAGGAAGGTGAAACTGGTACTTATCATCTGCCTGGAAACTTTGAAGGTGGCCTATTATCAAAACTTGCTCACAAGAAAAGAAAGCATATGCAGCAAAAATCCAGTGCCACAAGACACAATGAAGATGGTACATATTTTTCTTATGAACCTTGCTCAGAATACAAATCAGGAAATCAACCTTTTATATTGAATGGAAAAAGAAATTCAAGTACCTTTAATGTGGGTTCATTTCCGACGAAACGTGTGAGGACCGCTAGTAGACAACGATTTGTTAGTCCTTATTCTTCTGGAGCTCTTGGACCATTCCAAATGACTAGTAAAACTGATGCATCTAGTGAAGACACAAGTTCTTTCCTAGATGACCAGAGTTCATTACATGGTGGATCCATGGCCAGGAAAAATTCTGGAGTTGATAATACTGTAGACTTTGATAGGCAGTTGTCATTTGATGGTGAAATTTCATCCAAatcgaagaaaaagaagaagaaaccaaAGCATTTAGGGTATAAGAATTCACTAAATATCGGTGAGCCTGGTCTTTTGGTTCTTCCTGGAAAG GGTCCAATTCGATCATCATATGAACAAAGGTTGCAAACTGATCCTTCAATTCAGCATGAACAG AATTCTAAAAGGAGAATGGAATCTCAAAATTTTGATTCAAATGGAAACACAG GTTTTGGGCAACATGTTGCTAAGAAGCCTAAATTATTGAGGCAAATGATTGAGGCATCTCCCGATGGACTTGTGCCTTTTGCTGGGTCATTGCCTTCACCAGTTGCTTCCCAGATGAGTAATATGTCCAACTCAAATAAGCTTATCAAAGTTATTGCTAGCCGAGATCGTGCAAGAAAAAGTAAAGCACTAAAG ATGGCTGCTGGACAATCTGGACCTGGAAGTCCATGGTCAAATTTTGAGGATCAG GCACTTGTTGTCCTTGTCCATGATATGGGTCCAAATTGGGAGCTAGTCAGTGATGCAATGAACAGTACCCTCCAGTTCAAg TGTATATTCCGTAAACCCAAAGAATGCAAAGAACGGCACAAATTTTTGATGGACAAAAGTGCAGGTGATGGAGCTGATTCTGCAGAAGATTCTGGTTCATCACAACCTTATCCATCCACACTGCCTGGCATTCCAAAG GGAAGTGCACGACAATTGTTTCAGCGTCTTCAGGGACCAATCGAAGAGGATATATTGAAGACACATTTTGAAAAGATTATTTTGCATCGACAGAAGCTTTCTCCCTGTAGTCGCCAG ATTGGTAATCAGGAACCAAGACAAATTACTCAAGCTCATAGTTCTCACGTTGTTGCTCTTTCCCAAGTATGCCCAAACAACTTGAATGGAGGGATCTTAAC GCCATTTGATTTTTGTGAATCAATCTCTTCAAGTCCCGATGTCTTTCCACTTGCATATCAGGGGCCTCACACTGGTAGCTTAACAGTCCCAAGCCATCAAGGTCCTGTTTCTCCTGTCCTCCCTACATCAAATGCTAACACAATTTTACAAGGATCTACTGGCCTAGTGCTAAGTAGCAGCTTACCCTTGGCATCTGGGCCGTCTAATCCTTCTTCTAG GGAACCCCAGAGGTTTGGTGTGCCAAGACCATCCACAGTTTCTGTTGATGATCCACAAAGAATGCAGCAGTATAGCCAAATGCTTCCAGGAAGGAATCATCAGCAGCCTAATGTGTTATCTGGGACTTTACCAATGGGAGTTGACCGTGGTGTTCGAATGTTACCTGTTCCTGGTGGTATGGGGCTGATGTCTGGGAGAGGAATTCCGATGTCAAGGccaacatttcaaggaataaatTCCCCTGGCATGCTGAACATGGTTACAAGTGGAAACATGGTTGCAAGTGGTTCACATGGGGTTCAAAACTCAGTCAATGTTCATCCAAGTGTTGTTTCTAGCCAAGGAAACTCAACGATGCGACCACGGGATCCTTTGCAAATGCTACGG CCTGGTCAAAATCCAGATGAACACAGACAGATTATGATGCAAGAAATGCAGATGCAAACCTCGCCGACAAATGGGCAGTCTGTATCTCCTTTCAATGGTATTAGTACTTCCTTTCCTAATGCAACAACAGTTCCTGCATCAGCTCAAACATTTCCAGTTCAACAACACCAACAGTCTCATCAAATGTTGCAACAAGGTCACATGCTTGGTAACCCTCACCCTCACATCCAAGGTACCAGTCATTCGAGCCCTCAACAGCAGGCATATGCCATGCGAGCTGCGAAAGAAAGGCAACTACATCAACGGATGATGCCTCAACTGCAACGCCATATCTCTGTACCAAATGCAGTACCACCTGCTCAAACTAATGCACAAGTCCAATCTCAATCACAGTCATCTTCTACTGTGATTCCGGTATCTTCTTCACAAGGTCAACATAAACAACAAAACATATCAAGGAACCCACCATCTGGAATGTCAAATCAGATAAACCAAAGACAAAGGCAACAGGTTCAACAAAATCAGTCAAGGCAACCACAGCAACAAAGGCAATCCTCACAACAGCAGGCCAAACTTATGAAAGGACTAGGCAGAGGAGGCATGTTAATTAATCATAACTTATCAACAGATTCCTCTCAAGTTAGTGGTTTTTCATCAGCCTCTAAGAACcaactttctgataaaaacatTTTGCAACAAAGCCAAGGCTTTTTTCCTGCTAGCTCAGCTCTGAACTCAACTTCGAACCAAATTGGAAATCAAACAAATATCTACCCTCATTCACTTTCACAATCTACAAAGCAACTATCACCAATTTCTGATACAAGCAATCAAGGTTCAACTCAAAATTCACCCAGCAATAGCATGTTAACGCCTCAGCAAGCTGCTATTCCATCTGTTTCTCTAGTTAAACATAATCAACAACCTCAGCATCGTTATTTGAATCAATCTCAACCTGGCATTCAGAGAACAGCAATTCAGCAAAATCGTCACATCAACTCTGATGATAGGATACAATCATCAACTGATCAGTGTCCAATCGTTCAGGTGGTTACAAGTGCATCAAGTGTTCAGTGTACTGATTCAGCGTCTTCTGTGGTTTCATCTTCAACTCGGTGGAATCCAGAGCCATTATATGATAAGGATGCACCTAATCCAACAGGATATGCGAGCTCCAAACAGGAAACTGTTATGGTCAGTGACACTTTAGTGCCTTCTTCAAGCCAGGGTCTACCACACCAATTATCAGGAGGTATGTCAGTGCATGGTAATACCAATGGGGGACAGCGGCAGCAGCAACAGCAGCTACAGCAGCAACAGTTAAAACATCAACCTCAGCAGCAGCATGAGCAACTGGTTTCTCGTCATTCAGACTTGGGAGCTGGGTGA